One stretch of Pieris brassicae chromosome 8, ilPieBrab1.1, whole genome shotgun sequence DNA includes these proteins:
- the LOC123713511 gene encoding angiogenic factor with G patch and FHA domains 1 isoform X1, with the protein MMEEDNETNMKVKSRKCKPVLTERKLRLSLKYRPKILKLILKLRLCLTKKNHIIKKLTQRLHKKYHEASTQTDDWDTSKESANHKSEEATPRQLNAKKDQNNLAWSINDNNEKTIADQVKEVAQSAMQESGMVYVESAGMYYDYKTGYYYNSELGLYYHTDTSCYYYYSEEKKSFVFHSYPDRSAENPNHIAHERKKSKQKRVANNDDIENLTKNLSKEAPKPKRKKKEKPLVKENDVELEDGECSSSDDDAASTSTATDDETVAKHHPPCMRVIVRETTLPKLKVGSLFLVTKDGGTIGREGDHHAIVLRDQNVSREHLHIQYDLDRRTYFAMDLGSKNGTVLNGVRMSPSQETSSPTEIVHGSTLQLGETKLLCHIHPGTDTCGHCEPGLIMEMQDKEKKAYTRTCGVKKQHELELARLKNKYAPKLLEIDQISYKDRAQMRREKVGSSHHAEKTQTSDINTCITPENKGFKLLQKMGWSKGEGLGKDNQGEQDPIPLVSNEGKTGLGATPAPEPLGTLGPATMRLAAKTKMLQPPAKAFQNEPEDEFE; encoded by the exons ATGATGGAGGAAGATAACGAGACAAATATGAAAGTAAAATCACGTAAATGTAAACCTGTTCTCACGGAGAGGAAGCTACGGCTTTCCCTAAAGTATAGACCtaaaattttgaaactaatattaaaattaagactTTGTTTGACTaagaaaaatcatataattaaaaagttaactcAGCGACTTCATAAAAAG TACCATGAAGCATCAACACAAACTGATGATTGGGATACAAGTAAAGAAAGTGCAAATCACAAATCCGAAGAAGCAACTCCTAGACAATTGAATGCAAAGAAAGACCAAAACAATTTAGCCTGGTCTATAAATGATAACAATGAGAAGACTATAGCAGATCAAGTTAAAGAAGTCGCCCAAAGTGCTATGCAAGAATCTGGAATGGTTTATGTGGAATCAGCTGGCATGTACTATGACTACAAAACTGGTTATTACTATAACTCT gAACTAGGATTATACTATCACACAGACACTAGCTGCTATTATTACTATTCAGAAGAAAAGAAATCTTTTGTCTTTCATTCATATCCTGATAGAAGTGCAGAAAACCCGAACCATATTGCTCATGAGAGAAAGAAAAGCAAACAAAAAAGG GTGGCGAATAACGACGATATTGAAAACCTAACGAAAAATCTATCTAAG GAAGCGCCGAAACCAAAACGCAAGAAAAAAGAGAAACCTCTTGTCAAAGAAAACGATGTAGAACTTGAAGACGGAGAGTGTAGTAGTTCAGATGATGATGCCGCTAGTACATCAACAGCCACTGATGATG aAACAGTTGCGAAACATCACCCGCCATGTATGCGAGTGATCGTGCGTGAAACGACTCTGCCGAAATTGAAAGTTGGTAGTTTGTTCCTCGTGACCAAAGATGGCGGCACCATAGGCAGGGAGGGCGACCACCATGCCATTGTATTGCGAGACCAAAATGTGTCAAGG GAACATTTACATATCCAATATGACCTCGACCGAAGAACGTATTTTGCGATGGATCTTGGTTCAAAGAATGGTACTGTTCTGAATGGTGTAAGAATGTCACCAAGTCAGGAGACCAGTTCACCCACAGAG attgtACATGGAAGTACATTACAACTAGGTGAAACGAAATTGCTATGCCATATTCATCCTGGCACAGACACGTGTGGACACTGCGAGCCTGGACTTATTATGGAAA TGCAAGACAAAGAAAAGAAGGCCTACACAAGGACGTGTGGCGTGAAGAAGCAGCACGAACTTGAACTTGCCAGATTGAAGAACAAGTACGCACCGAAATTGCTGGAAATCGACCAAATTTCTTACAAAGATAGAGCTCAGATGAGGCGAGAGAAAGTGGGCTCGTCACACCACGCTGAAAAGACCCAGACAAGTGATATTAATAc GTGCATAACTCCTGAGAACAAGGGCTTCAAGTTGCTTCAGAAAATGGGCTGGTCGAAGGGCGAGGGACTTGGAAAAGACAATCAGGGCGAACAGGATCCG
- the LOC123713022 gene encoding tRNA selenocysteine 1-associated protein 1 translates to MQCQLWMGSLEPNMTESFILAAFHRMGQRPLAVKVMRNKFTGEPAGYAFVHFQTDEEAIDTMHKLNGKPIPGTFPVVRFRLNTASREARANMQQEREFSVWVGDLSPDIDDYSLYRVFASKYSSIKTAKVILDNAGYTKGYGFVRFGNEDEQRNALYAMNGYTGLGTKPLKICTAVPKPKSAITTPATTPTTSNTSYASGTEYNQYYDPSAYWQNYSAWSGYYGQSENAQVAATTTPVVDSVQVAAAKAQSDDLVLVEHKKIIDVDKLNQEFLDPDLSLWDALEASKWCPHEVIEAN, encoded by the exons ATGCAATGTCAACTTTGGATGGGCAgt ttgGAGCCGAATATGACGGAAAGTTTTATATTAGCAGCATTTCATAGAATGGGACAGCGTCCGCTTGCTGTTAAGGTTATgcgaaataaatttactgGAGAACCGGCTGGTTATGCTTTTGTGCACTTCCAG ACAGATGAAGAAGCAATTGATACAATGCACAAATTAAATGGCAAACCGATACCTGGGACATTTCCTGTAGTTAGGTTCAGGTTAAATACTGCATCGCGAGAGGCTCGGGCCAACATGCAACAGGAACGAGAATTTTCAGTATGGGTTGGAGATCTCAGTCCAGATATAGATGATTACTCTTTGTACAGAGTGTTTGCATCTAAATATTCATCAATCAAAACTGCCAAgg taaTATTGGATAATGCTGGTTATACAAAAGGCTATGGCTTTGTTAGATTTGGGAATGAGGATGAACAAAGAAATGCATTATATGCAATGAATGGTTATACAGGGCTTGGGACTAAGCCACTTAAAATATGTACTGCAGTGCCTAAACCCAAGAGTGCTATAACTACACCGGCCACAACACCAACTACATCAAATACATCTTATGCTTCAGGGaca GAGTACAATCAATACTATGACCCATCAGCATATTGGCAAAATTATTCAGCATGGTCAGGCTATTATGGACAGAGTGAGAATGCACAGGTAGCAGCGACAACTACACCAGTTGTAGATTCTGTCCAAGTTGCTGCAGCTAAAGCACAAAGTGATGACCTTGTCCTTGTTG aacataaaaaaattattgatgtGGACAAATTGAATCAAGAATTCCTAGACCCTGATCTATCATTATGGGATGCACTGGAAGCCTCAAAGTGGTGCCCACACGAAGTTATAGAAGCAAACTGA